In Leucobacter denitrificans, the genomic window CGGAAAGTCACCGATCGGACCGGAGGCTGTAGAGGTTGACGCGCCGATGCCAGCGAACACCCAGTGGTAGAAAAATTGACTCACGCCGACTGCGATAGCCACGCGCCAAACTGACCCGGACCGCCCGGCGAGTGCGACGCACAGGGGGAGCGCGATGATTGCCGTGACAAGCATTGCGATAGGAGTCACGGTGCCGCCGGCCAGGGCGTGCGAAGCGGCGGCAAGAACGGTTGCGATCGCAGCAAACAGCATTCCGCGCCCCGTGCGAGTAGCGCGGCTCATGCTGTGTTGTCGCTCGGCCACGCCCGCAAGTCTAACGGTCGCTAGTGACACCAATCTGAGTCCGTGTCTCGAAGTGTCGAAGGGGCGATAGGATTGATTCTTGTGTCAGACAGCACCTCAAACCCCAATCCGATCTCGCAGGGAGCGGTAGATGCCGCTATTGAAGAAGCCCTCGCAGCCTTCGCTGCTGCGGCCTCTGTTTCTGAGCTCAAATCTGCTCGCACTGAACATCTGGGCGACGACTCTGCAATTGCCAAGCTGAACTCGCTCATGCGGCAGGTGCCGAAAGATGAGAAAGCTGCAACCGGCAAGCTCATGGGCCAAGCTCGGGGTCGCCTTGAAGGTGCATATAAGGGCCGTGAGACAGAACTTGCTGCTGCGGAAGCAGCTGCGCGGCTCGTGGCCGAGACAGTTGATGTCACTGAGGCGCCAGTGCGTCGTCGTGCAGGTTCACGTCACCCACTCTCTCAACTGCAAGATGAGATTTCAGACATCTTCATTGGTATGGGTTGGGAGGTCGCTGAGGGGCCCGAACTCGAGCACGAGTGGTTCAACTTTGACGCCCTGGGGTTCGATCCAGATCACCCCGCGCGCGCAATGCAAGACACGTTCTTTATTGAGCCTGCAGACCGTCATCTCCTGTTACGCACGCATACGTCACCCGTACAGATTCGGGCTCTACTCGATCGTGAACTCCCGGTATACGTCGTTGTGCCCGGTCGTACGTACCGAACTGATGAACTCGACGCAACGCACACACCAGTCTTCAACCAGGTCGAGGGCATTGCCATCGACCGCGGTCTCACCATGGCGCACCTGCGCGGCACGCTCGAGCACTTTGCCCGTCAGATGTTCGGCGAAGAAGCAAAGATCCGCCTGCGTCCAAACTTCTTCCCGTTCACTGAGCCATCGGCTGAGATGGACGTGTGGCAGCCAAACGCCAAGGGTGGCGCTCGCTGGGTCGAATGGGGAGGTTGCGGCATGGTAGATCCAAATGTGCTGCTCGCAGCCGGCATTAACCCCGAGGAGTATCAGGGGTTTGCCTTCGGTATGGGTATCGAGCGCACACTCCAGTTCCGTAACGACCTCAATGACATGCGAGACATGGTTGAGGGAGATATTCGTTTCAATGCACAGTTCGGAGGCCTGGTCTAAATGAGAATTCCACTCAGCTGGCTCGGTGAATTTGTTGAGCTTCCCGAAGACATCACCCCTGAACAGGTGCACGCCGACCTCGTGCGCGTTGGTTTTGAAGAGGAGTCGATCCGCAAATTCGACATCTCTGGCCCTGTTGTAGTCGGCGAGGTGCTTTCTGCTGAGCCAGAGCCGCAGTCGAACGGCAAGACCATTAATTGGTGCCAGGTGCGCGTTGCGCCAGGGGGCCAGTCTGCGGCCGATGGCGGCGCTGACGTTCGCGGCATAGTTTGTGGCGCACACAACTTCACTGTCGGCGACAAGGTGGTTGTGACGCTTCCCGGTGCGGTGCTCCCTGGGGACTTCAAGATTGCGGCGCGGAAAACCTACGGACACGTCTCTGACGGCATGATCGCGTCGGCGCGTGAACTTTCACTCGGCGAAGACCACGACGGCATCATTGTTCTCTCGCGGCTTGGACTCGACCCTGAGGTTGGTAGCGACGCGCTTGAATTGCTCGGACTCGACCAAACTGCGGTTGAGATTAACGTGACTCCCGACCGGGGGTACGCGTTCTCGATCCGTGGAATCGCGCGCGAGTATG contains:
- the pheS gene encoding phenylalanine--tRNA ligase subunit alpha; translated protein: MSDSTSNPNPISQGAVDAAIEEALAAFAAAASVSELKSARTEHLGDDSAIAKLNSLMRQVPKDEKAATGKLMGQARGRLEGAYKGRETELAAAEAAARLVAETVDVTEAPVRRRAGSRHPLSQLQDEISDIFIGMGWEVAEGPELEHEWFNFDALGFDPDHPARAMQDTFFIEPADRHLLLRTHTSPVQIRALLDRELPVYVVVPGRTYRTDELDATHTPVFNQVEGIAIDRGLTMAHLRGTLEHFARQMFGEEAKIRLRPNFFPFTEPSAEMDVWQPNAKGGARWVEWGGCGMVDPNVLLAAGINPEEYQGFAFGMGIERTLQFRNDLNDMRDMVEGDIRFNAQFGGLV